The Candidatus Dormiibacterota bacterium genome segment CAGCGCCGCCCCTCGGCCCCGGTGGAGAGCTTCCGCCGCCCCTTCTCGGCGCGGAGCGCGGGCGCCGCCGCCCGGGCGACGGTGACCTCCTTCTCCCAGATCGACGGCTGGCTGCTCGCGCTCATCTCGGGGCTCTGCGCCTTCGGCCTGGTGATGGTCTACAGCGCCTCGGAGGCGCTCGGCTATGCGTGGTTCGGGAACCCCGGGTACTTCTTCCAGCGCCAGTTCGTCTGGCTCTCCGCCGGGGTGACGCTGATGCTGGCGGCCGCTCGGATCGACTACCACCGCTGGGCGCGGTGGTCGCGGCCGCTGGGGGTGATGGTGGTGGTGCTGCTGGTGCTGGTGCTGGTGCCGCACATCGGGTCCGAGCGGCTGGGCGCGCGGCGCTGGTTCACCCTCGGCCCGCTCTCGGTCCAGCCCTCGGCGGTGGCCACGATGGTCGCGATCGTCTGGTTCGGGCGCTGGCTCACCGAGCGCGGGGCGGCGGTGCGGATGACCCGGACCGCCCGCCAGTACGCGGTGCTGCTCACCGCCCTGCTGCTGATGGTGGTGATGGAGCGCGACCTCGGCAGCGCGGTGGTGCTCGCCGCCATCGGCGTCGTGCTCGCCGCCCTCGGGGGGATGCGCAAGCGCCACCTCGCCCAGCTGGCCGGCGGCCTGCTGGCGATGGGCTGGCTCGCCATCCACCTCGAGTCCTACCGGGCCAGCCGCCTCCACTCCTTCTGGGACCCCTTCAAGGACCCGCTGAACACCGGCTTCCAGCTGGTCCAGTCGCTCTACGCGCTGGGCAGCGGCGGGCTCGGCGGGGTGGGCCTGGGCAACTCCATCCAGAAGTTCCAGTGGCTGCCCGAGGCCCACACCGACTTCATCTTCGCGATCATCGGCGAGGAGCTGGGGCTGATCGGCTGCCTCTCGGTCGTCGCCGCCTTCTTCCTGCTGGGCTGGCGGGGGGTCCGCGCCTCGATGCGCGCCCCCGACGCCTTCGGAGCCCTGCTCGCCGGCGGTATCGTCGCCTGGATCTGCATCCAGGCCTTCATCAACATCGCCGCGGTCACCAACGTCCTGCCCACGACGGGGATCCCGCTGCCCTTCATCAGCAGTGGGGGCACCTCGTTGCTCATGACCCTGGTGGCCTGCGGCGTGCTCTGCAACATCTCGGCCCAGGGCCGGGCACAGGGGGAATCGCGCCGTGCGCACGTTGATCGCTGGCGGGGGGACGGGGGGACACCTGACCCCCGCGCTGGCCGTCGCCCAGACGCTGCGACGCTCCGACCCCGCCGGTGAGGTGATGCTCGCCGGCCGGCGCGGCGGCCTCGAGGAGCGGATGGTGGCCGCCGCCGGGCTGCCGCTGTTCACCCTGGCGGTGCGCGGGGTCGACAGCTCGCGTCCGCTCAGCGCCGCCCTGGCGCTGGCTCGGCTGCTGCCCGCGGTGATGGCCGCACGCCGCATGCTCCGCGACTTCGCCGCCGACGTGGTGGTGGGCGCCGCCGGCTACGTCTGCGTCCCGGTGGTGCTGGCGGCGCGCAGCCTCCGCATCCCGGTGGTGCTGATGGAGCAGAACGCGGTGCCCGGCCGCGCCGTGCGCCTGCTCGCCGGCAGCGCCCGTGCCGTCGCCGCCTCCTTCGCGGAGACGGCCGAGCGGCTGCCCCGCGCCCGGGTGGTGCACACCGGCAACCCGGTGCGCGAGGAGGTGCGCGCCGCCGCCTCGGCGCCGCTGCGCGAGGCCTGCGAGCACCTCCTGGTGATGGGCGGCTCGCAGGGGGCTCAGCGCATCAACCGGGCCCTCGGCGAGTGCCTCGTGCCATTGCTCCAGGCCCGTCCCCGGCTGCGGGTCACCCACCAGTGCGGCGCTCGCGATGCCGAGTGGGCGGAGCAGCTCGCCGCCTCGCTGGCCTCGCCGCTGCGCCAGCGCTACACGGTGGCGCCCTTCTTCGACGACATCGCCGAGCGCATCCGCGACGCCGATCTGGTGGTGATGCGCGCCGGCGGCTCCTCGCTCGCCGAGGTGAGCGTGCTCGGCCGCCCGATGCTGCTCATCCCCTATCCGTACGCGCGCGCTCACCAGGTCGACAACGCCCTGCCCTACGTGCGCGGCGGCGCGGCACGCCTGCTCAGAGACGAGGAGTGCACCGGCGAGCGGCTGCGCGCCGAGATCGAGGCGATCGCCGGCGACCCCGAGCGGTGGCGCGAGATGGCGCGGGCGAGCGTCGCCGCGGGCCGTCCCGACGCCGCCCAGCGGGTCGCCGACCTACTCGCGGAGGTGGCCACAACAAGGTGACCGACCAGAGCCGTCACGTGCACTTCCTCGGCATCTGCGGGTACGCGGTGAGCGGCGCGGCGCTGCTCGCCCGCCAGCTCGGCTACGCCGTCACCGGGTCGGACGAGGACGCCTACCCGCCCACCACCGACACCCTCACCGCCGCGGGCATCCCCTGGACCAACACCCACGTGCCCGAGAACCTCGACCGCTGGGGCACCCCCGACCTGGTGGTGGTCGGCAACCAGGTGCGCCCCGGCAACGTGGAGTGGGAGGAGGCGCGCCGCCGCGGCCTGCCCACCACCAGCGAGGCCGAGTTCTACTACGAGCTCACCGCCGACCGGGTCCGGGTGGCGGTCTGCGGCACCCACGGGAAGAGCACCACCTCGTCGCTGCTCGCCCACATGCTCGAGGTGGCGGGGATGTCCCCGGGGTTCCGGCTCGGGGTGACCTCCCGCGACTTCGGGGTGAGCGCACGGCTGGGCACCGGCCGGGTCTTCGTCATCGAGGGCGACGAGTACACCACGGCCCCGTGGGACTCGCGGCCGAAGTTCCTCCACGCCCACCCCGAGCTCGCCTGCGTCACCCGGCTCGAGCTCGACCACCCCGACGTCTACGCCAGCTTCGAGGCCTACAAGGCGCCCTTCCTCCAGCTGGTCGCCACGATGCCGCCCTCGGGACTGGTGGCGCTCTGCGCCGACGACGCCGAGTGCCTCTCGCTCGCCTCCCACGCCGGCTGCGAGGTGACCACCTACGGCGAGGCGGAGGGCGCCGACTGGCGGATCGTGTCGGAGCCGAACATCGCCGACTCCGGCACCCAGCGCTTCACCGTGGTCACCGGCGGCGAGCGGATCGCGGTGGAGCTCAACGCCCCCGGCGCGCACAACCGGCAGAACGCGGTGGCGGCGCTGGTGCTGGCGCTGCGGCTGGGGGCGGCGCTGCCCGCCTGCCTCGACGCCTGCCGCAGCTTCCGCGGCGCTGCCCGGCGCTACGAGGTGGTGGGCCGGCCCGGCGGAGTGGTGGTGGTCGACGACTACGCGCACCATCCCACCGAGGTGGCCGCCACGGTGAGCGCGGCGCGGGACACCGCCGAGGGACGGGTGATCGCCGTCTACGTTCCCCACACCTACTCGCGCACCCTCACCCTGCTCGCCGACTACGCGACCAGCTTCGCCGGCGCCGACGAGGTGATGATCGGGCCGATCGAGCCGGCCCGCGAGCGTCACCTCGCGGGCACGGTGTCGAGCGCCGACGTCGCCGAGGTGGCATGCGCCAGCGCGCCGGCGGTCAGCGTCGCCGGCTCTGACGAGGCGCTGGCGCGGGTGGTGGACAGCGCCCGGTCCGGCGACGTGCTCCTGTGCATGTCGGTGCGCGGCTTCGACGACTTCGCCCGGCGCGCGGTCACCGCCCTCGAGGGCCGCCGTGACTGACGGCGGCTGGCTCGCCTCCTGGCCGGGGGCGCGGCGCGACGAGCCGCTCGCCCGCCACACCCAGTTCGGCATCGGCGGCCCCGCCGACTGGCTGGTCACCGCCGGCGACGCCGCCGGCCTCGCCGAGCTGCTGCGGCGCAGCCACGCCACCGGCGTGCCGGTCTTCCTGCTCGGCGCCGGCAGCAACACCCTGGTGCTCGACGGCGGCATCCGCGGGCTGGTGGTGCGCCTCGGCGACCAGCTGCGGCGCTGGCGCGCGCTCGACCCCACCACCGTCGAGCTCGGCGGTGGCTGCATGATGCCCCGCGCCGCGCTCGACCTCGCCCGCCGCGGGCTCGCCGGGATCGAGTTCGGCATCGGCATCCCCGGCACCTGCGGGGCGAGCGTGCGCGGCAACGCCGGGGCGTTCGGCACCGAGATCAAGGACGTGATCGTCGACTGCGAGGTGCTCGACTCCGCCGGCGAGCGCGGCACCCTCACCGCCGTGGAGTGCGGCTTCGCCTACCGGCGCTCGCGCCTCGTCGACGAGCTCTCCGGCGGGGTGGTGGTGAGCGCCCGCTTCCGGGTGCACGCCGACGACGCCGCCGCGGTGCGCGCCCGCACCGACGCCATCACCGCGCAGCGCAAGGCGGCGCAGCCGTGGGGGACGCGCAGCCTCGGCAGCGTCTTCAAGAACCCCCCGGGCGACCACGCCGGCCGGCTGATCGAGGCCGCCGGGCTCAAGGGACGGCGGGTCGGCGGCGCCGAGATCTCCGTCAAGCACGCCAACTTCATCCTCAACGCCGACCACGCCCGCGCCGCCGACGTCCTCGCCCTCGCCGACCTTGCCCACGACACCGTGCTCGAGCAGTTCGGCGTCGACCTCGAGCGCGAGATCGTCTGCGCCGGCGAGCCCGGCCCCTGCTCGGCCGCGGTGGCGGCGCGATGAGCCCGCGCCGGCTGGCCGTGGTCTGCGGCGGGGCCAGCAGCGAGGCCGCGGTCTCGCGTGACAGCGGCGCCCAGGTGCTCGCCGCGCTGCGCGCCGGCGGCCACGACTGCACGCTGCTGGAGTGCGATGCCGAGCTGCCGGCGCGGCTGCGGGACGGCGGCTACGAGGCGGCGTTCCTCGCGGTGCACGGCCGTTTCGGCGAGGACGGCGCCGTCCAGGGCACCTGCGAGCTGCTCGGCATCCCCCACACCGGGAGCGGGGTGCTCGCGTCGGCACTCTGCTTCGACAAGGCGACGGCGAAGCGGCTGCTCGTCGCCGCCGGCATCGACACCCCGGCATGGCGGCTGGTGCGCCGTGACCTCGACACCGGGGCGACCGCGGTGGCGATGCATGCGGCGGCGGCCGAGCTCGGCATGCCGCTGATCGTGAAGCCCAACCGCGGCGGCTCCACCATCGGGCTCACCGTGGTCCAGGACACAGCTGGCCTGAACTCCGCCTGGTCGGCGGCGGCCGCGCACGAGCACGTGCTCTGCGAGCGGATGGTCAGCGGAACCGAGATCACCATTGGTATCCTGGGCGCCGATCCGCCCGAGGCGCTCCCCACCCTCGAGATCGTCTCCCACCGTCCCCTCTACGACTATGCAGCGAAGTACACCGCGGGTCAGAGCGAGCACATCATCCCGGCGCGTCTCCCCGAGCCGCAGCGGGTGCGCGCCCAGCAGGCCGCGACGGCCGCGCATGCCGCCCTGGGGTGCGAGGGGATGTCCCGTGTCGACCTCATCGTCGACGCCGCCGGGGTGCCCTGGGTGCTGGAGGTGAACACGACCCCCGGGCTCACCGCGCTCTCGCTGCTCCCCGACGCCGCGCGTGCCGCGGGCATCCCCTTCGAGTCGCTCTGCGAGCGCATCCTCGAGGACGCGCTGCAGCGCCACCGGCCCGGCTGTCCCACCGAGGTACGCGGATGAGCCCTGCCGACACCCGCCACCGCGCCCAGGCCCGCGAGACCGCCGCTCGCATCGTCGACGCGCCGCGGGTGCCGCGGCAGTTCAGCCTGGCGCCGGAGTCGGCGCTGCGCGGCTCCGCCCGCCGCCGCCTCCACGCACCCCGGTCACGCGCCGCCCGCCGTCCCGCGCTGATCGGCGGCGGCCGCGGGCGCGGTGCGGTCCTCCTGGTGCTCGCCGAGCTGGCGCTGCTGGTGGCGCTGCTGGTGCTGCCCACGTTCCACGCCGCCGGCATCGACGTGCGCGGCGCCCGGCTCCTCTCCCACCAGGCGGTGCTCGACGCCGCCGGGATCGGTGACACCCAGAGCATCTTCACCATCGACGGCGAGGTCGTCCGCCAGCGGCTGGAGCGGCTGCCCTGGGTGCGCCGCGCCTCGGTGGAGACCGAGCTGCCGGCCACGGTGCGCATCACCATCGTGGAGTGGGAGCCGGTGCTCGAGGTGCGCCGCGGCGGCG includes the following:
- the ftsW gene encoding putative lipid II flippase FtsW; translation: QRRPSAPVESFRRPFSARSAGAAARATVTSFSQIDGWLLALISGLCAFGLVMVYSASEALGYAWFGNPGYFFQRQFVWLSAGVTLMLAAARIDYHRWARWSRPLGVMVVVLLVLVLVPHIGSERLGARRWFTLGPLSVQPSAVATMVAIVWFGRWLTERGAAVRMTRTARQYAVLLTALLLMVVMERDLGSAVVLAAIGVVLAALGGMRKRHLAQLAGGLLAMGWLAIHLESYRASRLHSFWDPFKDPLNTGFQLVQSLYALGSGGLGGVGLGNSIQKFQWLPEAHTDFIFAIIGEELGLIGCLSVVAAFFLLGWRGVRASMRAPDAFGALLAGGIVAWICIQAFINIAAVTNVLPTTGIPLPFISSGGTSLLMTLVACGVLCNISAQGRAQGESRRAHVDRWRGDGGTPDPRAGRRPDAATLRPRR
- the murG gene encoding undecaprenyldiphospho-muramoylpentapeptide beta-N-acetylglucosaminyltransferase, coding for MRTLIAGGGTGGHLTPALAVAQTLRRSDPAGEVMLAGRRGGLEERMVAAAGLPLFTLAVRGVDSSRPLSAALALARLLPAVMAARRMLRDFAADVVVGAAGYVCVPVVLAARSLRIPVVLMEQNAVPGRAVRLLAGSARAVAASFAETAERLPRARVVHTGNPVREEVRAAASAPLREACEHLLVMGGSQGAQRINRALGECLVPLLQARPRLRVTHQCGARDAEWAEQLAASLASPLRQRYTVAPFFDDIAERIRDADLVVMRAGGSSLAEVSVLGRPMLLIPYPYARAHQVDNALPYVRGGAARLLRDEECTGERLRAEIEAIAGDPERWREMARASVAAGRPDAAQRVADLLAEVATTR
- the murC gene encoding UDP-N-acetylmuramate--L-alanine ligase, which codes for MTDQSRHVHFLGICGYAVSGAALLARQLGYAVTGSDEDAYPPTTDTLTAAGIPWTNTHVPENLDRWGTPDLVVVGNQVRPGNVEWEEARRRGLPTTSEAEFYYELTADRVRVAVCGTHGKSTTSSLLAHMLEVAGMSPGFRLGVTSRDFGVSARLGTGRVFVIEGDEYTTAPWDSRPKFLHAHPELACVTRLELDHPDVYASFEAYKAPFLQLVATMPPSGLVALCADDAECLSLASHAGCEVTTYGEAEGADWRIVSEPNIADSGTQRFTVVTGGERIAVELNAPGAHNRQNAVAALVLALRLGAALPACLDACRSFRGAARRYEVVGRPGGVVVVDDYAHHPTEVAATVSAARDTAEGRVIAVYVPHTYSRTLTLLADYATSFAGADEVMIGPIEPARERHLAGTVSSADVAEVACASAPAVSVAGSDEALARVVDSARSGDVLLCMSVRGFDDFARRAVTALEGRRD
- the murB gene encoding UDP-N-acetylmuramate dehydrogenase, with the translated sequence MTDGGWLASWPGARRDEPLARHTQFGIGGPADWLVTAGDAAGLAELLRRSHATGVPVFLLGAGSNTLVLDGGIRGLVVRLGDQLRRWRALDPTTVELGGGCMMPRAALDLARRGLAGIEFGIGIPGTCGASVRGNAGAFGTEIKDVIVDCEVLDSAGERGTLTAVECGFAYRRSRLVDELSGGVVVSARFRVHADDAAAVRARTDAITAQRKAAQPWGTRSLGSVFKNPPGDHAGRLIEAAGLKGRRVGGAEISVKHANFILNADHARAADVLALADLAHDTVLEQFGVDLEREIVCAGEPGPCSAAVAAR
- a CDS encoding D-alanine--D-alanine ligase; this encodes MSPRRLAVVCGGASSEAAVSRDSGAQVLAALRAGGHDCTLLECDAELPARLRDGGYEAAFLAVHGRFGEDGAVQGTCELLGIPHTGSGVLASALCFDKATAKRLLVAAGIDTPAWRLVRRDLDTGATAVAMHAAAAELGMPLIVKPNRGGSTIGLTVVQDTAGLNSAWSAAAAHEHVLCERMVSGTEITIGILGADPPEALPTLEIVSHRPLYDYAAKYTAGQSEHIIPARLPEPQRVRAQQAATAAHAALGCEGMSRVDLIVDAAGVPWVLEVNTTPGLTALSLLPDAARAAGIPFESLCERILEDALQRHRPGCPTEVRG